The following proteins are encoded in a genomic region of Sparus aurata chromosome 11, fSpaAur1.1, whole genome shotgun sequence:
- the mbd3b gene encoding methyl-CpG-binding domain protein 3b isoform X4, with amino-acid sequence MVETKALLAWEMEKKRWDCTALPKGWKMEEVTRKSGLSAGKSDVYYFSPSGKKFRSKPQLARYLGNQMDLSSFDFRTGKMLMSKLNKNRQRLRYDNNNQNKGKPDLNTSLPVRQTASIFKQPVTKVTNHPNNKVKTDPQKAVDQPRQLFWEKKLSGLNAYDIAEELVKTMELPKGLQGVGPGCTDKTLLSAIASALHTSAAPITGQLSAAVEKNPGVWLNTAQPLCKAFIVTDEDIRKQEELVYSVRKRLEEALMADMLAHVEEAANDGEALKEEGNGSEDMESV; translated from the exons ATGGTCGAAACAAAAGC GCTACTCGCGTGGGAAATGGAGAAGAAAAGGTGGGATTGCACTGCTCTCCCCAAGGGCTGGAAAATGGAAGAAGTGACCAGAAAGTCGGGTTTGTCAGCCGGAAAAAGCGATGTCTATTATTTTAG TCCATCTGGGAAGAAGTTTCGGAGCAAGCCTCAGCTGGCCCGTTACCTTGGTAACCAGATGGACCTCAGCTCCTTCGATTTCCGCACGGGGAAGATGCTCATGAGCAAGCTGAATAAGAACCGCCAGAGGCTGCGATATGATAACAATAACCAGAACAAG GGCAAACCCGACCTGAACACGTCGCTCCCTGTCAGACAGACGGCCTCCATCTTCAAGCAGCCCGTCACCAAGGTTACCAACCACCCGAACAACAAAGTAAAGACGGACCCTCAGAAAGCCGTCGATCAGCCCAGACAG CTATTTTGGGAGAAGAAACTCAGTGGTCTCAATGCTTACGACATCGCAGAGGAGCTGGTGAAGACAATGGAGCTGCCTAAAGGCCTGCAAG GTGTCGGCCCGGGCTGCACAGATAAGACTCTCCTGTCGGCCATTGCGAGCGCTCTGCACACCAGCGCCGCGCCCATCACCGGCCAGCTGTCTGCGGCCGTGGAGAAAAACCCCGGAGTGTGGCTCAACACGGCTCAGCCACTGTGCAAGGCCTTCATAGTTACAGATGAGGACATCAG GAAACAGGAGGAGCTGGTGTACAGCGTGAGGAAAAGGCTGGAGGAGGCTCTGATGGCTGATATGTTGGCCCACGTCGAGGAGGCTGCCAACGATGGAGAGGCTCTGAAGGAGGAGGGCAACGGCAGTGAAGACATGGAGAGCGTATAG